A genome region from Prionailurus viverrinus isolate Anna chromosome A3, UM_Priviv_1.0, whole genome shotgun sequence includes the following:
- the FNDC11 gene encoding fibronectin type III domain-containing protein 11, whose amino-acid sequence MSFQVTGLGLNKMKLDSPPSFLDQEEAEEADDPQLLEPEAWRTYVERRTALRGFLTSDLSPHLLRRHHARTELLKKCSFYIEILPKHLALGDQNPLVLPTAMFQLIDPWKFQRMKKVGAAQTKIQLLLLTDLLEQLDRGRAELGALLGSPDPQPFLAGWGLVERRLADLAAVMDSFLAMTVPGRLHMKHRLVSDVGATKIPHIRLMLSTKMPVMFDRKESVAHQDWVSLRWFATIQPVAPEQFELRFKLLDPRTQQECTQCGIIPVAACTFDIHNLMPNRSYKFTVKRADSYTLVYEPWRDSLTLQTRPGPPKGPTPSRPGKPGPPLTMLSER is encoded by the coding sequence ATGAGCTTCCAGGTGACGGGCCTGGGCCTGAACAAGATGAAGCTGGACAGTCCCCCGTCCTTCCTGGAccaggaggaggcggaggaggctGACGATCCGCAGCTGCTGGAACCGGAGGCCTGGAGGACCTACGTGGAGCGCCGCACCGCCCTGCGCGGCTTCCTGACCTCCGACCTGAGCCCGCACCTGCTCCGGCGCCACCACGCCCGCACGGAGCTGCTCAAGAAATGCTCCTTCTACATCGAGATCCTCCCCAAGCACCTGGCCCTGGGCGACCAGAACCCGCTGGTGCTGCCCACCGCCATGTTCCAGCTCATCGACCCCTGGAAGTTCCAGCGCATGAAGAAGGTGGGCGCGGCCCAGACCAAGATCCAGCTCCTCCTGCTCACGGACCTGCTGGAGCAGCTGGACCGTGGCCGCGCCGAGCTGGGCGCTCTGCTGGGGTCACCCGACCCGCAGCCCTTCCTGGCGGGCTGGGGGCTGGTGGAGCGCAGGCTGGCGGACCTGGCGGCTGTCATGGACAGCTTCCTGGCCATGACGGTACCTGGGCGCCTGCACATGAAGCACCGCCTGGTGTCCGACGTCGGTGCCACCAAGATCCCGCACATCCGGCTCATGCTAAGCACCAAGATGCCCGTCATGTTCGACCGAAAGGAGTCGGTGGCCCACCAGGACTGGGTCAGCCTGCGGTGGTTTGCCACCATCCAGCCGGTGGCGCCGGAGCAGTTTGAGCTCCGCTTCAAGCTGCTGGACCCGCGGACACAGCAGGAGTGCACGCAGTGTGGCATCATCCCCGTGGCCGCCTGCACCTTCGACATCCACAACCTGATGCCCAACCGCTCCTACAAGTTCACCGTCAAGAGAGCCGACAGCTACACGCTGGTGTACGAGCCCTGGCGGGACAGCCTCACGCTGCAGACCAGGCCGGGGCCCCCCAAAGGGCCCACTCCCAGTCGGCCGGGCAAGCCAGGCCCGCCCCTGACCATGCTTTCCGAGAgatga